Proteins from a genomic interval of Paenibacillus lentus:
- the licT gene encoding BglG family transcription antiterminator LicT: MIIEKVLNNNVLLTKNAKGKEIIVMGRGISFNKVAGDTVDQEKVDKIFMMSTNELTAKLTELLDDIPESHLELVNEIVTHANEMLETTLSDNIYLTLTDHIHFAIQRHEKGLAIKNAMLFEIQRFYKKEFQIGLDALQIIERNTGYALGEDEAGFIALHLVNARMDGNEMKATMKMTEIVQNILNIVTYHYNIVLDDTSLNYSRFLTHLQYFAMRVLREESHNSGEDFLYNQVKKTYTKAFECAGKINDYLQNTYGQSLSKDEYVYLTIHIQRVTERNSFEE; encoded by the coding sequence ATGATCATTGAGAAGGTCCTGAACAACAATGTTCTTCTAACCAAGAACGCAAAAGGCAAAGAGATCATTGTAATGGGAAGGGGCATTTCTTTTAATAAAGTGGCGGGGGATACCGTCGATCAGGAGAAAGTCGACAAAATATTCATGATGAGCACCAATGAGTTGACCGCCAAGCTTACAGAACTGCTCGATGATATCCCGGAATCTCATCTTGAACTGGTAAATGAAATTGTAACCCATGCCAATGAGATGCTGGAAACGACACTTAGCGATAATATTTATTTGACGCTGACAGATCATATCCATTTTGCAATTCAGCGGCATGAGAAGGGACTAGCCATCAAGAACGCTATGCTTTTCGAAATTCAGCGTTTCTATAAAAAGGAATTTCAAATTGGATTGGATGCGCTTCAAATTATTGAGCGAAACACGGGCTATGCTCTCGGGGAGGATGAAGCGGGCTTCATCGCTCTTCACCTTGTGAATGCCCGCATGGACGGCAATGAAATGAAAGCTACGATGAAAATGACCGAAATCGTCCAAAATATCCTCAATATTGTAACTTATCATTACAACATCGTTCTCGATGATACGTCATTGAATTATTCGAGATTCCTAACGCATTTGCAGTATTTCGCCATGCGGGTATTGCGGGAGGAAAGTCACAACAGCGGAGAGGACTTTTTGTATAACCAGGTTAAGAAAACGTACACGAAGGCGTTTGAATGTGCTGGTAAGATTAATGATTATCTACAAAACACTTATGGACAATCCCTAAGTAAGGACGAATATGTGTATCTGACGATTCACATTCAGCGAGTGACGGAACGCAACAGTTTTGAAGAATAG
- a CDS encoding TlpA family protein disulfide reductase, with protein MSKPESKGLRISSIITLLLALFAIGAIVWIIITSNQKNTSEQNARIAIGEAAPVFEVANTYGDKVLLSDYRGKVVVLNFWASWCEPCVKEMPLINEVYESNQLDVATLFVNVGESKGTVNEFLTANRFEFPVMIDVTGKVAGLYGIVGLPVTYIIDKKGNLHHSIIGEITSSEQLQAYIQAAADD; from the coding sequence ATGAGTAAACCAGAAAGCAAAGGATTACGCATAAGCTCTATCATTACCTTGCTATTGGCTCTATTTGCCATCGGGGCTATTGTATGGATTATCATTACGTCCAATCAGAAGAACACCTCGGAGCAGAATGCAAGAATAGCGATCGGCGAAGCCGCACCGGTGTTTGAGGTTGCGAACACATACGGGGACAAGGTTTTACTATCTGATTATAGAGGAAAAGTAGTTGTCTTGAACTTCTGGGCTTCCTGGTGCGAGCCTTGCGTAAAGGAAATGCCGCTCATCAATGAAGTGTACGAATCGAATCAGTTGGATGTGGCTACCTTGTTTGTGAATGTTGGAGAGTCAAAAGGAACCGTAAATGAATTCTTGACTGCAAACCGATTTGAATTTCCGGTCATGATCGATGTGACGGGCAAAGTGGCTGGGTTGTATGGGATTGTCGGCCTGCCGGTTACTTATATTATTGACAAAAAGGGCAATCTCCATCATTCCATCATTGGTGAAATTACGAGCAGTGAACAGCTTCAAGCTTATATTCAAGCCGCAGCAGATGATTAA
- a CDS encoding ABC transporter ATP-binding protein: MADPFVQVVDVNKVIQKQKLVDNINLNIDAGSIVGLCGGNGAGKSTVLRMIAGIMQPTSGEISVNRIQWKKDRKQFSQQIGYMPDDFQFSHGLTAAEILSFWAALRRVPQTRVDEVLGIVGLEDKRNEQVHTFSKGMRQRILFAQAMLGKPPLLIMDEPTNGLDPYWMNEFVRLLQKIKSEGHTVLFSTHQLDIAEEVADYVVFLNNGRNYGEGTVEYFREQYGAFPLHTAFQQSLGITSAAGELNE, from the coding sequence GTGGCTGACCCATTTGTGCAGGTAGTTGATGTAAATAAAGTAATACAGAAACAGAAGCTTGTAGATAACATCAACTTGAATATTGATGCGGGCAGTATTGTAGGTCTGTGTGGTGGAAACGGAGCGGGCAAGAGCACGGTTTTGCGCATGATTGCCGGAATTATGCAGCCGACGAGCGGGGAAATTAGCGTAAATAGGATTCAGTGGAAAAAAGACAGGAAGCAATTCTCGCAGCAAATCGGCTACATGCCGGATGATTTTCAGTTTTCACACGGATTGACGGCGGCAGAGATCTTGTCATTCTGGGCAGCATTGCGCCGGGTTCCACAGACTCGGGTTGACGAGGTGTTAGGCATCGTGGGCTTGGAGGATAAGCGAAATGAGCAGGTGCATACTTTTTCCAAAGGAATGCGGCAGCGCATTTTATTCGCCCAAGCTATGCTGGGTAAGCCCCCATTGTTAATTATGGATGAGCCGACGAATGGGCTTGATCCTTACTGGATGAATGAATTTGTTCGGTTACTGCAGAAAATTAAGAGCGAAGGTCATACCGTCCTTTTTTCGACCCATCAATTGGACATAGCCGAAGAGGTTGCTGATTACGTAGTTTTCTTGAATAACGGTCGTAATTATGGTGAAGGTACTGTGGAGTACTTCCGCGAGCAGTATGGCGCTTTTCCACTTCACACAGCGTTTCAGCAGAGTTTGGGAATAACATCCGCAGCAGGTGAGTTAAATGAGTAA
- a CDS encoding ABC transporter permease has product MTDMLQVAKREIKIGLRNPWAYSFLILFSIFSISLLLINSRNVVSGYSATTGAMLNLILYLLPLMTLFLGSFSLTGEKEEGSWQLLSTYPLGTMPFIIGKYVGLSVVLLIIVSFGYGLMGLISVFTGTAFELSTYLLFLAFSCGLVLLFLAVALIVGSLSKNRWQALTFSVMIWFFYVIGWTTILISILGSLPYLWIKPSLVALTLLNPAELVRLFVVIKLGGGSVLGPEYYEWVTWIQQPGGSLLFFVICLAWIGISITGVYWIWERGRSRG; this is encoded by the coding sequence ATGACGGATATGCTTCAAGTAGCAAAAAGAGAAATTAAGATTGGGCTCCGCAATCCGTGGGCCTATTCTTTTCTCATTCTGTTCTCTATATTCAGTATAAGCTTGCTGCTTATAAATTCTCGAAATGTCGTCAGCGGCTATTCTGCCACTACTGGAGCCATGCTCAATCTGATTTTATATTTGCTTCCACTGATGACTTTGTTTCTCGGCTCTTTTTCTTTGACCGGAGAGAAGGAAGAGGGAAGCTGGCAGCTGTTATCGACGTATCCGCTCGGCACGATGCCTTTTATCATTGGTAAATATGTAGGCCTTTCTGTCGTGCTATTGATTATTGTCTCGTTCGGCTATGGCTTGATGGGCTTAATTTCCGTCTTTACGGGTACAGCTTTTGAACTTAGTACTTATTTGCTGTTCCTTGCCTTTTCCTGCGGTCTAGTACTGTTGTTTTTGGCGGTCGCATTAATTGTCGGCTCCTTATCCAAAAATCGTTGGCAGGCATTGACGTTTTCCGTCATGATCTGGTTCTTTTACGTGATTGGCTGGACGACGATACTAATCTCTATATTAGGCTCGCTGCCTTATTTATGGATTAAGCCCTCGCTAGTCGCATTAACGCTCTTGAATCCCGCGGAGCTCGTGCGTTTGTTTGTCGTGATTAAGCTTGGCGGGGGTTCTGTGCTCGGGCCAGAGTATTATGAGTGGGTGACCTGGATTCAACAGCCAGGCGGCAGCCTGCTGTTTTTTGTAATATGCTTGGCATGGATTGGTATCTCTATTACGGGAGTATATTGGATCTGGGAAAGGGGACGATCTCGTGGCTGA
- a CDS encoding nitrous oxide reductase accessory protein NosL produces the protein MKKWSLALIIMLTFTMLVGCGQDKYAAQAINEDVDVCVVCNMQVKDDAFATQIVTKDGKSLKFDDLGCMYEWKKENGTDDIGGDYVRDYNDKEWIEVSKATYVYDASIRTPMAYGVISFKDKASAEAFVAEQGIGQVLRAEELANHAWEQSQDMMHPHDHGDHGDHAEHGDGHDDNHHGDDHEGIHEDAHHDASDDASQQ, from the coding sequence ATGAAGAAATGGTCATTAGCTTTGATTATAATGCTTACATTCACTATGTTGGTAGGCTGTGGTCAGGATAAATATGCGGCTCAGGCTATTAATGAAGATGTTGATGTCTGCGTTGTATGTAATATGCAAGTGAAGGATGACGCCTTTGCTACACAAATCGTAACGAAGGACGGCAAAAGCCTGAAATTCGATGATTTAGGCTGTATGTACGAGTGGAAGAAAGAGAACGGTACGGACGATATAGGCGGGGACTATGTACGTGATTATAATGACAAGGAATGGATCGAGGTAAGCAAAGCGACTTATGTATACGACGCTTCGATCCGTACGCCGATGGCCTATGGTGTTATTAGCTTCAAAGATAAAGCATCCGCAGAAGCTTTTGTTGCTGAGCAGGGGATAGGACAGGTACTACGTGCCGAGGAGCTTGCGAATCATGCTTGGGAGCAGAGTCAGGATATGATGCATCCCCACGATCATGGAGATCATGGGGATCACGCCGAACATGGGGATGGACATGACGATAATCATCACGGAGATGACCATGAGGGAATCCATGAGGATGCGCATCACGATGCCAGTGATGACGCAAGTCAGCAATAG
- a CDS encoding right-handed parallel beta-helix repeat-containing protein, producing the protein MVLFLVLTGVVLLNLALTNAVSTIYAESAAEIPGAASDLPSLQQLVDEASPGETLVLSEEKYAGPAVITKKLTIEGGKTAIIYNETPQAAIQIEASGVIVRGVNILQSTAGEETAAIAVHADSAVLEELRIKTVGFGILLRDSDATLIQNNEISWLRAAGEADTKLSQKGNGIDLYNSHQNRIEQNTIAGMRDGIYLENSNGQNVENNRLYGSRYGIHCMYVKDTRVHNNQGEFNVTGAMIMGVRNVQVTNNSFAKQSQNVNSQGILLFDVQHSAIERNLVEGNRVGIYIELSKDNQVIENSIIRNFIGIQFKQAEGNTIEANDFVSNVIEAEATDSRANEMRGNYWDSAQGLDMDNDGASDIPYAINPFYQELISKTPAFQLFFQSPGMTFLNEMYTEDEEHWATDSAPVMKLNGASAMLALPSGDVEARTVISDQTFMLIIATMLLVTAIITILYSGVSKT; encoded by the coding sequence GTGGTATTATTTCTTGTTCTTACCGGGGTCGTGCTGCTAAATCTGGCTTTAACAAATGCTGTTTCTACCATTTATGCGGAATCTGCGGCAGAGATACCAGGAGCTGCGTCCGACCTACCGTCCCTTCAGCAATTGGTTGACGAAGCAAGTCCGGGAGAAACACTTGTGCTGAGCGAAGAAAAATATGCAGGCCCTGCCGTTATAACGAAGAAACTGACGATCGAAGGTGGCAAGACGGCGATTATTTATAATGAAACACCGCAAGCTGCCATTCAAATTGAAGCGTCTGGCGTTATTGTGCGGGGAGTGAATATTTTACAGAGTACGGCTGGCGAAGAGACTGCGGCAATTGCAGTTCATGCGGATAGCGCAGTCCTTGAGGAGTTGAGGATTAAAACTGTTGGCTTCGGCATATTGCTGCGTGATTCAGATGCTACCCTGATTCAGAACAACGAAATCTCTTGGCTGCGTGCGGCTGGTGAAGCTGACACGAAGCTCAGTCAGAAGGGGAATGGCATCGATTTGTATAATTCGCATCAAAATCGCATTGAGCAGAATACGATCGCTGGTATGCGGGACGGCATTTATCTAGAGAACAGCAATGGACAAAATGTGGAGAATAATCGGTTGTATGGTTCGCGCTACGGCATCCATTGTATGTATGTAAAAGATACACGGGTGCATAACAATCAGGGGGAGTTCAACGTAACTGGAGCCATGATTATGGGTGTACGGAATGTGCAGGTTACAAACAATTCTTTTGCGAAGCAGAGCCAGAATGTCAATTCCCAAGGCATTCTGTTATTTGATGTGCAGCATTCGGCTATTGAGAGAAATTTGGTTGAGGGCAATAGAGTGGGAATATATATCGAATTATCGAAGGATAACCAGGTTATAGAGAATTCGATCATAAGAAATTTTATCGGTATTCAATTCAAGCAAGCTGAAGGCAACACGATCGAAGCCAATGACTTCGTATCTAATGTGATAGAAGCGGAAGCAACGGATAGCAGAGCTAATGAAATGAGAGGGAACTACTGGGATTCTGCTCAGGGCTTGGATATGGATAATGATGGGGCAAGCGATATTCCATATGCGATAAATCCTTTTTATCAGGAGCTAATCTCGAAGACTCCAGCTTTCCAGCTATTCTTTCAGTCACCAGGGATGACGTTCCTGAATGAGATGTACACGGAGGATGAGGAGCACTGGGCGACGGACAGCGCACCTGTGATGAAGCTGAATGGGGCATCGGCCATGCTGGCATTGCCATCCGGCGATGTGGAGGCTAGAACAGTAATTTCTGATCAAACGTTTATGTTGATTATCGCAACGATGCTGCTTGTTACAGCAATAATAACTATACTTTATTCGGGGGTATCCAAAACATGA
- a CDS encoding GntR family transcriptional regulator, giving the protein MSLSRKDKPLYLQIRDILKDRILHGVYPLGENIPSEPQLEQEFSVSKITVRGAIQELVQEGYLEKGSGKGTKVIRNKAASKLSKWKHFTEILVEEGHRINKQWLRAEMLRNEVGTELHMLFGDLCLKLERVYYLNDHPYIYYTHYLAIVIDDLELSDLNARSLYELLQEHNITLDKLRDEFSVAVPPVEAEEILQLGSKGMPLLKRSRYSYDELGKVKEFSIGFYNTELQKYIVNYDV; this is encoded by the coding sequence GTGAGCTTGTCCAGGAAGGATAAACCGCTATATTTGCAAATCAGGGATATTTTGAAGGATCGGATTTTGCACGGGGTCTATCCCTTAGGGGAGAATATCCCCTCCGAGCCACAATTGGAGCAGGAGTTTTCTGTAAGCAAAATTACCGTGCGGGGAGCGATTCAAGAACTCGTTCAGGAAGGCTATCTGGAAAAGGGCAGCGGCAAAGGTACCAAGGTGATTCGTAACAAGGCGGCCTCAAAGCTGTCGAAATGGAAGCACTTCACGGAGATTTTGGTGGAAGAGGGACATCGGATCAATAAGCAGTGGCTTCGTGCCGAAATGTTGCGCAATGAAGTGGGGACAGAGCTGCATATGCTATTCGGTGATCTATGTTTGAAGCTGGAACGAGTGTACTACCTAAATGATCACCCCTACATTTACTATACGCATTATTTGGCTATCGTTATTGATGACTTGGAGCTTTCTGATTTGAATGCACGGTCTTTGTATGAGCTGCTTCAGGAGCACAATATTACCCTGGACAAACTGCGCGACGAATTCTCGGTGGCCGTTCCACCGGTGGAGGCTGAAGAGATTCTACAGCTCGGTAGCAAGGGGATGCCCCTGCTGAAGCGATCGCGTTATTCTTACGATGAACTAGGCAAGGTAAAGGAATTTAGCATCGGATTTTACAATACGGAGCTACAAAAGTATATCGTGAACTACGATGTATAA
- a CDS encoding CAP domain-containing protein, whose protein sequence is MKNKQLKSIITGSMATAVLAAGLILPSGAKAEAASIPTSDWQKQVQQIWLKWSWNGSFNHIKWYIPSVPAPETTTVPNQKPSTPSQQPTAPSQKPTTPSKKPATGNGTTTAPTAPSKNNHSTNGQTEAASFAAQVVDLVNKERAKAGLKPLATQADLANMAAVKAADMRKNGYFDHQSPTYGSPFDMMKQFGITYKYAGENIAKGQRSPAEVMNAWMNSEGHRKNIMSANFTNIGVAYDNGYWVQVFIGK, encoded by the coding sequence ATGAAAAACAAGCAATTAAAATCAATAATAACTGGCAGTATGGCAACGGCTGTACTTGCTGCAGGACTTATATTGCCATCTGGCGCAAAAGCAGAAGCAGCTTCAATTCCAACTAGTGATTGGCAGAAGCAAGTTCAACAAATCTGGCTGAAATGGAGTTGGAATGGGTCTTTTAATCATATAAAATGGTATATTCCTAGTGTGCCTGCGCCAGAGACAACGACTGTGCCTAATCAAAAGCCGTCGACTCCAAGCCAGCAGCCAACTGCGCCAAGCCAAAAGCCGACGACTCCAAGTAAAAAACCAGCAACCGGTAATGGAACAACTACGGCGCCAACTGCTCCAAGCAAGAACAACCATAGCACGAACGGACAAACAGAAGCAGCTTCTTTTGCCGCCCAGGTAGTTGATCTGGTAAACAAGGAGCGCGCCAAAGCAGGTCTGAAGCCGCTAGCAACACAAGCTGATTTGGCGAATATGGCTGCCGTCAAAGCAGCAGACATGCGCAAAAACGGATATTTTGATCACCAGTCGCCAACGTACGGCTCTCCATTCGATATGATGAAGCAGTTCGGCATCACCTACAAATATGCAGGCGAGAACATCGCCAAAGGACAACGCTCACCTGCTGAAGTCATGAATGCCTGGATGAACAGCGAAGGTCATCGCAAAAACATCATGAGCGCAAACTTCACTAACATTGGCGTAGCGTACGACAACGGTTACTGGGTTCAAGTGTTCATCGGGAAATAA
- the yfcE gene encoding phosphodiesterase, translating to MKLMFISDIHGSSHWLERTMEKAREEQAKQIVMLGDFLYHGPRNPLPEGYDPQQVARILNEHKNNIIAVRGNCDAEVDQMLLDFPMMADYVMLFHEGRRIYVTHGHGFNMEQLPPIAENDVFVQGHTHIPVADRKHGIYVLNPGSISLPKEDFPHSYGVLENGAFCVKDFEGEVIKFITFN from the coding sequence GTGAAACTAATGTTTATATCCGATATTCATGGCTCCAGTCATTGGTTGGAACGAACAATGGAAAAGGCTCGGGAGGAGCAGGCAAAGCAAATCGTTATGCTGGGGGACTTTCTTTATCATGGGCCTCGTAATCCACTGCCGGAGGGGTACGATCCACAGCAGGTCGCACGTATACTGAATGAGCATAAAAACAACATTATTGCCGTACGTGGAAACTGCGATGCTGAAGTAGACCAAATGCTGCTTGATTTTCCGATGATGGCGGATTATGTGATGTTGTTCCATGAAGGCCGGCGCATTTATGTTACACATGGACATGGTTTCAACATGGAGCAACTACCGCCGATCGCGGAGAATGACGTGTTTGTCCAGGGACATACCCATATCCCTGTGGCTGATCGCAAGCATGGGATTTATGTGCTGAACCCCGGATCCATTTCGCTGCCAAAAGAGGACTTTCCCCATTCTTACGGTGTGTTAGAGAATGGAGCGTTTTGCGTTAAGGATTTTGAGGGGGAAGTTATTAAGTTCATTACTTTTAATTAA
- a CDS encoding cupin domain-containing protein — translation MSYSSGSYPRSMYPYPMYAYPQQPSYPHPYCQYTNTPLYYFNHVPRYHQQCYAQPMQTDSRNDGGNRDSGPNPFVVNIEQATELNNTYRTVLWTGNHFQLTVMSINAGDDIGLEVHPTTDQFIRIEEGQGVVQMGDSKENLDFVRNVYEDYAIVIPAGKWHNLKNTGNKPLKVYVIYAPPEHPHGTVHKTKKDAMASS, via the coding sequence ATGAGTTATTCTTCTGGATCTTATCCTCGCTCAATGTACCCTTATCCAATGTATGCTTATCCCCAACAACCGTCGTATCCTCATCCTTATTGCCAATACACCAACACACCTTTGTATTATTTTAATCATGTACCTAGATATCATCAACAATGCTATGCACAGCCGATGCAAACTGATTCTCGGAATGACGGAGGGAACAGAGATTCCGGGCCAAATCCATTTGTAGTCAATATTGAGCAGGCAACGGAACTAAACAACACATATCGAACTGTTTTATGGACTGGGAATCATTTTCAATTGACCGTGATGAGCATTAATGCGGGGGATGACATCGGACTAGAGGTTCATCCAACAACCGACCAATTCATTCGTATCGAAGAAGGTCAGGGAGTTGTTCAAATGGGGGATAGTAAGGAAAATTTGGATTTCGTCAGAAATGTATATGAAGATTATGCGATTGTTATCCCCGCCGGCAAGTGGCATAATTTAAAAAACACGGGGAATAAACCACTCAAAGTATATGTAATTTATGCACCTCCCGAGCACCCGCATGGAACAGTTCACAAAACCAAAAAAGATGCCATGGCCTCCTCATAG
- a CDS encoding copper amine oxidase N-terminal domain-containing protein, with the protein MMNIKKAMLALSFAALQAAFVMPAFADSAKGMPDGNTGSLVLYLNSRKMEQSGVEYTAIREATVKQGVTYVSLRSIAERLGYKIGYDANTNEVLIRSSDTSEARFKVDRNTYTVNGISYSMNGTPYMDEGVLMLPLRSFSAIYGIKITLEGSKATLELPDVTSSDPEPEPERINEPPVALFATDKHKYRMGELIRYDDQSTDDEDAIVERQWDNNQPAFFEPGIVEVTLVVSDKHGLSSTYKQQIEITTELLYTKEEFERLFTPVGSNFEISGSSVLSFDVLPYTYRTEPYTLFRASGPETVNQEGILYQDTIEGTTLFMIHHKNHLGEKAKFYVVAENKGESPASVEIGGLGFAGPSIHPEVAGRSAAARYFESMISGSASQSITFAPGEQKLIFTELSTAAVPNGDVVTLNADLVSKGSIQYTVLIVKANHDPLESLYNLPYLDPQESIIRGTFEDSARIFEYNELVGTKPERLPLTDNTTDPFQKGIDGIKLTEATNSGNYGVLYYIALNRVAPNTLITFNPRGGLYSGAARVNNDVVHIKHIGSTKDSTSVLYRTGDQEEKVELWITPAAGSNLPFTFLFLPLPEMRN; encoded by the coding sequence ATGATGAACATTAAAAAGGCAATGTTAGCTTTAAGCTTTGCCGCTTTGCAAGCGGCATTTGTTATGCCGGCGTTTGCGGATTCTGCGAAGGGGATGCCAGATGGAAACACGGGTTCACTAGTCTTATATTTAAATAGTCGCAAAATGGAACAAAGCGGCGTGGAATATACCGCCATCCGGGAGGCAACGGTGAAGCAAGGTGTTACGTATGTTAGCTTGCGCTCAATAGCGGAGCGCTTGGGTTATAAAATCGGATATGATGCAAATACGAATGAAGTGCTGATCCGCAGCAGTGATACATCGGAAGCAAGATTCAAAGTGGATCGAAATACGTATACCGTGAACGGTATCTCATATTCAATGAATGGTACTCCCTATATGGATGAAGGTGTACTCATGCTTCCGCTGCGATCCTTTTCGGCAATATACGGAATCAAGATCACGTTGGAGGGAAGCAAAGCAACTCTTGAGCTCCCTGATGTAACCTCATCTGATCCCGAACCTGAACCGGAGCGCATAAATGAACCTCCTGTAGCTTTATTTGCAACGGACAAGCATAAATACCGCATGGGAGAGCTCATTCGATACGACGATCAGAGCACTGATGACGAGGATGCTATCGTGGAACGACAGTGGGACAATAATCAGCCTGCTTTCTTTGAGCCTGGCATCGTTGAAGTGACTCTAGTAGTTAGCGATAAGCATGGCTTATCCTCTACGTACAAGCAGCAGATAGAGATTACCACAGAGCTGCTGTATACGAAAGAAGAATTCGAACGTTTGTTCACGCCTGTGGGCAGTAATTTTGAAATTTCAGGAAGTTCCGTGCTATCCTTCGATGTCTTACCCTATACATACCGGACAGAGCCGTATACATTGTTTCGGGCAAGCGGCCCAGAGACCGTAAATCAGGAGGGGATCCTATATCAAGACACGATCGAAGGGACTACACTATTTATGATCCACCATAAGAACCATCTTGGGGAAAAAGCGAAATTTTATGTCGTTGCCGAGAACAAAGGCGAATCTCCCGCGAGTGTTGAAATAGGCGGTTTAGGCTTCGCCGGCCCTAGCATTCATCCCGAAGTGGCGGGGAGATCCGCCGCAGCAAGATATTTCGAATCGATGATTAGCGGCAGTGCCAGCCAGAGCATAACTTTTGCGCCAGGAGAACAAAAGCTGATATTTACGGAGCTGAGCACAGCCGCCGTACCGAACGGCGATGTCGTGACACTGAATGCTGATCTTGTGAGCAAAGGCTCGATTCAATATACGGTGCTGATCGTTAAGGCAAACCATGATCCACTGGAGTCGCTTTACAACCTGCCATATCTTGATCCACAGGAATCGATCATACGCGGTACTTTCGAGGATTCGGCTCGCATATTCGAATATAACGAGCTGGTAGGGACAAAGCCGGAGCGGCTGCCGCTAACCGATAATACCACGGATCCTTTTCAAAAAGGAATCGACGGGATTAAGCTTACCGAGGCTACGAACTCTGGCAATTACGGTGTGCTCTATTATATCGCTCTTAACCGCGTCGCCCCGAATACGCTGATTACCTTCAATCCGCGTGGCGGGCTATACTCCGGTGCAGCGAGAGTGAATAATGATGTCGTTCATATTAAGCACATTGGTTCTACCAAGGATAGTACTAGTGTCCTCTATCGAACGGGTGATCAAGAAGAAAAAGTAGAGTTGTGGATTACCCCGGCAGCAGGCAGCAATTTGCCGTTTACGTTTCTGTTCTTGCCGCTGCCTGAGATGAGGAACTAA
- a CDS encoding DUF2304 domain-containing protein, producing MKLNIYLFSFLISLSFAATILYLIRNQKLKEQYALLWLTLSAMMMILTLFPSILDDLARLIRIDYAPSLLYLLSVVGILFILLHLTMAVSSLAQRNVELIQTLALHEHKIQALMKRNEEPDKEVEPKDSR from the coding sequence ATGAAACTTAATATTTATTTGTTCAGCTTTTTAATCAGTCTCAGCTTTGCCGCGACGATTCTTTATCTCATTCGCAATCAGAAGCTGAAGGAGCAGTACGCCCTGCTCTGGCTGACACTCAGCGCTATGATGATGATTCTGACGTTGTTTCCATCCATTCTGGATGATTTGGCAAGGCTGATCCGCATTGATTATGCCCCATCGCTGCTTTATTTGCTCAGCGTGGTCGGGATTTTATTTATTTTGCTGCATCTTACGATGGCCGTATCTTCACTTGCTCAGCGCAATGTGGAATTGATCCAGACCCTTGCGCTGCATGAACATAAAATCCAGGCATTGATGAAGCGGAATGAGGAGCCCGATAAGGAGGTGGAACCGAAGGACAGCAGGTAA